The following are encoded together in the Ovis aries strain OAR_USU_Benz2616 breed Rambouillet chromosome 15, ARS-UI_Ramb_v3.0, whole genome shotgun sequence genome:
- the NNMT gene encoding LOW QUALITY PROTEIN: nicotinamide N-methyltransferase (The sequence of the model RefSeq protein was modified relative to this genomic sequence to represent the inferred CDS: substituted 1 base at 1 genomic stop codon): MGKDGQTINSNLGSSEGGLEGKLLIDIGSGPTIYXFLSACESFQEIVATDYTDKNLQELEKWLKKMPGAFDWSPVVKYVCELEGNRNKWAEKEERVRRAVTRVLKCDVLKEQPLEPAVLPPADGLISSLCLEAACPTPQACRDALRHLRTLLRPGGHLVLSGSFESTFFMVGDKRFPTLPLNEKFLREALQEAGFIIEKLEKVARAAETHVDNRTDYTGLFFLVAQRGD, encoded by the exons ATGGGAAAGGATGGCCAGACCATTAATAGCAACTTGGGATCTTCAGAGG GTGGGCTGGAAGGGAAACTCCTGATTGACATCGGCTCCGGGCCCACCATCTACTAGTTCCTCTCTGCCTGTGAGTCTTTCCAAGAGATCGTCGCCACCGACTACACAGACAAGAACCTCCAGGAGCTGGAGAAGTGGCTGAAGAAGATGCCAGGGGCGTTTGACTGGTCTCCAGTGGTGAAATACGTGTGTGAGCTTGAGGGGAACAG aaACAAGTGGGCAGAGAAGGAGGAGCGCGTAAGGAGAGCCGTCACCCGGGTGCTCAAGTGTGACGTCCTGAAAGAACAGCCCCTGGAGCCCGCGGTCCTGCCCCCCGCCGACGGCCTCATCTCCTCCCTGTGTCTTGAGGCTGCCTGCCCCACCCCGCAGGCCTGCCGGGATGCCCTGCGCCACCTCAGGACCTTGCTCCGGCCCGGGGGCCATCTGGTGCTGAGCGGGAGCTTCGAGTCCACCTTCTTCATGGTGGGGGACAAGAGGTTCCCCACTCTGCCCCTGAATGAGAAATTCCTGCGGGAGGCCCTGCAGGAGGCCGGCTTCATCATTGAGAAGCTGGAGAAGGTCGCTCGGGCCGCTGAGACCCACGTGGATAATCGCACTGACTACACAGGGCTGttcttcctggtggcccagagaggGGACTAG